CTTGCCGGCGCCGTTGGGACCGATCAGCCCCCGGATCTGCCCGGGCATGAGCTCGAGGTTGTAGTTCCGGACGGCCCTCAAGCCCCCGAAGTCGTGCGACATGTCCTTCACCCGCAGGATCGGCATCTCATTCCTCCCCGCCCGGTTTGCGCTTCGGGCGGAACAGGGAAAAGGCGTCGAGGTCCTTGAAGGCGATCAGCCCGGTCGGGCGGAAGATCATCACCAGGATGAGCAGCAGCGGGATGATGATCCACTTGAAGATCTCGAGCGGCCGGAGCATCTCTCCGAGCAGGCTGATGCTCACGGCGCCGACGATGGAGCCGTAGACCGAGTTCAGCCCGCCGAAGTAGACCATGGCGAGCACTTCCGCGAGGTTCTGGATTCCGAACGTCCCGGGGTTCACGTACCGCAGGACGTGGGCGAACAGGCCGCCCGCGACCCCGGCCCAGAATGCCGAGAAGAGGAAGCCGACCATCTTGGTGTGCCGCGTGTCGACCGTCATGGCGTTGGCCGCCAGCTCGTTGTCGCGGACGGCGTTCAGCGCCTTCCCCATCGTGGAGCGCACGTAGTTGTTGATGGTCCACACGCAGAGGACGGTCCAGGAAAACACCGCCGGAAGCCCCGCCCAGTCGGGCTGCCCGCTCATCCCGCGCGGCCCCTTCACGAACTCGAAGTTCTCGATGAGGCTCTTCACGATGAAAAGGAAGGCCAGTGAAATGATCGCCAGGTAATCCCCCCGCGTGCGGAACGAGGGGACCGCCACGAGCAGCGCGCCCGCGGCCGCCAGCGCGCCGCCGGCAAGGAGCGCGATCGGGAAAACGAACGGCCCCAGGCTTTCCGGCAACAGGGCGATCCCGAACATGCCCGCGTCGACGAAAAGGCCCACGGTGACCACCGA
This region of Thermodesulfobacteriota bacterium genomic DNA includes:
- the livG gene encoding high-affinity branched-chain amino acid ABC transporter ATP-binding protein LivG (Part of the ABC transporter complexes LivFGHMJ and LivFGHMK involved in the high-affinity transport of branched-chain amino acids; LivFGHMK is specific for the transport of leucine, while LivFGHMJ is a transporter for leucine, isoleucine, and valine), with product MPILRVKDMSHDFGGLRAVRNYNLELMPGQIRGLIGPNGAGK
- a CDS encoding branched-chain amino acid ABC transporter permease; protein product: MPLLGWLLGMLAAAMLEKFFGTGLASAVGLPKIPALFGIDIMLKRPLLVPNAFLYTLLIYALPILIVGIAGARAANRIAGWLLRLPMAVPAAVHLGLLYISLHYWADVSDYRALVLKLTLIAIMLTLSLNVINGYMGEFSCSHPGFMALGAYCSSVVTVGLFVDAGMFGIALLPESLGPFVFPIALLAGGALAAAGALLVAVPSFRTRGDYLAIISLAFLFIVKSLIENFEFVKGPRGMSGQPDWAGLPAVFSWTVLCVWTINNYVRSTMGKALNAVRDNELAANAMTVDTRHTKMVGFLFSAFWAGVAGGLFAHVLRYVNPGTFGIQNLAEVLAMVYFGGLNSVYGSIVGAVSISLLGEMLRPLEIFKWIIIPLLLILVMIFRPTGLIAFKDLDAFSLFRPKRKPGGEE